The DNA sequence CGCCTAGACCTGCCCAGGCAGAGAATTCAGCAAAAGTAATTCCTATGCCCGCTAACATTAGAAGCGCACCAATAGTGCCAAAAAAAACTTTACCGGGCAAAACTAATATTTCTAGCATAATTAAGACAAGCCCTGATATCAACAGGGTAACAATAGTAAATATCTCCATAGCAATATACTAATACGCTACTAAATTAAATAAAGTTTCTTTTTTTTCAAAATGCCAACAGAGCAAGGTGTACTATTTTACCTTGCTTTTTGAATTTTCATTTTTACGGCGTTAAATGTTCTTCTAAATCTCTTCTATACTAGCAAAGAAAAATCGGCTTTCTATTAGGGCATTTTCATCTGAATCCGAACCGTGAATGGCATTTCTTTCTACATTTGTAGCATACTTTTTACGAATAGTTCCTTCTTCTGCTTGGGCAGGATTAGTTGCGCCGATGAGTTTGCGAAAGTCTGCTACCGCGTTTTCTTTTTCCAGTATCATCGGAATAATAGGTCCTGAGGACATGAAATTGACTAAATCTTTGTAGAAAGGTCGTTCTTTGTGTACTTCGTAGAATTTAGCT is a window from the Bacteroidia bacterium genome containing:
- a CDS encoding nucleoside-diphosphate kinase; amino-acid sequence: MATNRTLSIIKPDAVSAGNAGKIIDEILQAGFKIVAMKLVRLSTEQAAKFYEVHKERPFYKDLVNFMSSGPIIPMILEKENAVADFRKLIGATNPAQAEEGTIRKKYATNVERNAIHGSDSDENALIESRFFFASIEEI